GTAAATAAGTTactctgtctgtaagtgtgtgtgtgtgtgtgtgtgtgtgtgtgtgtgtgtgtgtgtgattaatgtaTGTGGCGTGGTGTCATGGTGTCATGTAACGTGTGTGGTGCGGTGTCATGGTGtcgtgtgatatgtgtgtgtgtgtgtgtgtatcatgaacGTGTGGTATGCAGTCATGTAAtttgatgcgatgtgatgtgatgtgataggCTTGGGTCTTGGATCAGTGGTGGGAGAGGGcaagaaggatgtgtgtgtgtgtgtgtgtgtgtgtgtgtgtgtgtgtgtgactgagtttatgtatatgtgtatgtgtgtgagagacctcTAAAACTGTGCAGGCGATGGGTTagccggaaaaaaaagaaaaaaaaaagataaatgaaaaaataactaaataaaggaatgcaaaaaatatttttaaaataaaaaagctcATCTTACCAGTCTGTTCTTGACCTCCTTGTACACTTCGTTCAGACGTTTGCGGTAGGCAGCCTCCAGCTGAAGGGCCAcgttctcctgcacacacacagtgtcaatgTCTCCATCAGTCTGACTAGCAGCATTCTGCACAGCTGATAAAGCAGTGTCTGAACGTGCCCACCAGCATCTAGTCATCATCACAGTActgtacatacatgtacaaattaaaacaaaccaaaacagtcAAACTCTGCACACAAAGTGTATCGCAAAACCAACAAGCAGCTTATATTTAGTTATAATAATAAAGCAGGTGGGAGACCCTAACTAGCTGAAACAATCAAAACAATTTTACTTTGGCACAACAATGGAACAAACTGCAACCAGTTGTAATAAAATAAAAGGGTTTGGAGTGACTAGTTTTTGTAATACTGAAAAGTTTCAAGGCTGCTGTCCAAGGCCAGATTAACCAAACTATGTTACATATCAAAATAATGatacaaagtaaaataaaggaacactttttttttctaaagccaaAATGCCAGTATGGAAATCTGCAGAAGTCATTATGGTTATACTCTAACCAATTAAAATATGATGAAATCAGGATATTTGGCCTCACTGTCAATTTAATACCACCTTCACAACATTGATCCACAAACAcccctcttcatcttcctcactccacccacaccacaaaccaaCCACCtgttcccaccctcaccccacacacatcactaaCCAGCTTTGTgttcccacactcaccccacgtACATCACAAACCAGCCCGAtgttcccaccctcaccccacacacatcacaaaccatcCTCACCCCtgttcccaccctcaccccacacacatcactaaCCAGCCCCATGTTCCcatcctcaccccacacacatcacaaaccagcCCCATgctcccacactcaccccacgcACATCACAAACCAGCCCCATGTTCCCACCCTCGCCCCACGCACATCACAAACCAGCCCCTCCCCCTGTTccatcaccccacacacatcactaaCCAGCCCCTCCACCTGttcccaaaccccacacacattaCTAACCAGCCCCatgttcacacactcacaccacgcaCATCACAAACCAGCCCCACCCCCtgttcccccactcaccccacgcACATCACAAACCAGCACCATGttcccacactcacaccacgCACATCACAAACCAGCCCCACCCCCtgttcccccactcaccccacgcACATCACAAACCAGCTCCATGTTCCCACCCTAACCCCATACACATCACTAACCAGCCCCTCCCCCTGTTCCcaaactcaccccacacacatcacaaaccaacCCTATGttcccacactcaccacacacacatcacaaaccatcCCCATgttcccacactcaccccacacacatcacaaaccagcccctccccctgttcccaccctcaccccacacacatcacaaaccagtCCTATgttcccacactcaccccacatACATCACAAACCAACCCCCTgttcccacactcaccccacgcACATCAAAAAACCAGCCCCCTGGTCCCAACCTTACCCCGACACATCATAAACCAGCCCCTCCCCCTGttcccaccatcaccccacacacatcacaaaccaacCCTATgttcccacactcaccccacacacatcacaaaccaacCCTATgttcccacactcaccccacgcACATCACAAACCAGCCCCTCCCcgttcccaccctcaccccacacacatactaaccAGCCCCCTgttcccacactcaccccacgcACATCACAAACCAGCCCCCTGGTCCCAACCTTACCCCGACACATCATAAACCAGCACCTgatcaccatcaccccacacacatcactaaCCAGCCTCATgttcccacactcaccccacacacatcacaaaccagcCCCCTATTCCCACACTCACCTCACGCACATCACAAACCAGCCCCACCCCCtgttcccaccctcaccccacacacatcacaaaccagcCCCCTATTCCcacactcacccaacacacatcacaaaccagcccctccccctgttcccaccctcaccccacacacatcacaaaccagtCCTACGTTCCCACATTCACCCCACGCACATCACAAACCAGCCCCACCCCCtgttcccccactcaccccacgcACATCACAAACCAGCCCCAtgttcccaccctcaccccacacacatcacaaaccatcctcaccccctgttcccaccctcaccccacacacatcactaaCCAGCCCCATGTTCCcatcctcaccccacacacatcacaaaccagcCCCATGTTCCcatcctcaccccacacacatcacaaaccagcCCCATgctcccacactcaccccacgcACATCACAAACCAGCCCCATGTTCCCACCCTCGCCCCACGCACATCACAAACCAGCCCCTCCCCCTGTTccatcaccccacacacatcactaaCCAGCCCCTCCACCTGttcccaaaccccacacacattaCTAACCAGCCCCAtgttcacacattcacaccacgcACATCACAAACCAGCCCCACCCCCtgttcccccactcaccccacgcACATCACAAACCAGCCCCATGttcccacactcacaccacgCACATCACAAACCAGCCCCACCCCCtgttcccccactcaccccacgcACATCACAAACCAGCTCCATGTTCCCACCCTAACCCCATACACATCACTAACCAGCCCCTCCCCCTGTTCCcaaactcaccccacacacatcacaaaccaacCCTATGttcccacactcaccacacacacatcacaaaccatcCCCATgttcccacactcaccccacacacatcacaaaccagcccctccccctgttcccaccctcaccccacacacatcacaaaccagtCCTATgttcccacactcaccccacatACATCACAAACCAACCCCCTgttcccacactcaccccacacacatcaaaaaaCCAGCCCCCTGGTCCCAACCTTACCCCGACACATCATAAACCAGCCCCTCCCCCTGttcccaccatcaccccacacacatcacaaaccaacCCTATgttcccacactcaccccacacacatcaccaacccTATgttcccacactcaccccacgcACATCACAAACCAGCCCCCTGGTCCCAACCTTACCCCGACACATCATAAACCACTGACCCTCTTGGCCTCCCACAGGTACTTCTGGCCCTCTTCCTGCCAGATGGCCGTCTCATTGCTCTTCACAATCTCGTGGGCCGATGTCTTGGCGTCCTCCACTGGCTTCACAAACCTCTCCTGGGTCACCGCCTGtcaacaccaccagcacaacactTTGACACAACTTTCTATCAATATTTATACATCTCATAAGTGCACAGCGTGTGTTTGGACTGTGAATGTTATGCGGGAGCACATTTTTCCAGAGATAATGAAAGTTGACTTGACACTGCACTGCATcctatcatgttgtgttgtgtcatgtcatgtcatgtcatgtgtcgtgtcgtgttgtgttgtgctgtattgttttggACAGGACtggattgtattatattacttttttgtcaaaacatatttctctgtgcgaaatatgggctgctctccatggggagagtgAGTCATCAGAGTGCATCACCATccatatattttttctctccttttttcctgtctgcaagtggttttttttttaacttttaaagtGGATTTTCTTTACCAGACTACTTCTTACTGCTTCCCCCACACCCTGACAAAGACGAGTCAGGCCAAACATTAGTCtaactctttttatttttacatttatATTCAACATTCATGGGTCAACTATTTACAAAGCAATAAACTCagaaagcaacagaaaacaaaactgctCCTTCCTAGGATTTAATTTGATTCCAATATTTGGCAAACTATGGTTGGATCATGCATCTTTTTTTGTGAATACTTCTGTGCTAACCATGCTGCCTTCTTTTCACAATGTGTTAAAAGGAAAGCAGCTGAAGAAAAGTTACACTATGGGCAAAAAATAGTCTTTCTAAAGTCAAGAAGACAATATCAGGGAGACAATACTGTCAGATCACATTTTACTAATCAAGTTGATTTTGGTACCTTTGTTAAGCTTTATTAATAAAAAGATATTTCTAAAAATCTCAGCTTTAAATAAATGTTAACTATCAACTGCTGACTGATGTTACCACTCACCAGGATTAAATGACAACTCCTATGGTGTTATTGTCATTAGTTATTTTATGCACTATCCTGTTTTCACTGATTCAACACAGACCCTGGGACCACTGGTATACTCTGTATCTTGTGTCCCACGACAACAGATCAGCACTTCATTACCCACATTGTCTCAGACTCAAACCACCATGAAAAAGTATGTATTTCATTCACTCTCTTTGAATACAAATGTGTTGAACAAAGCCAAACTCTTCCACCTCATCCTGGTTTTATTTATCACTGTTCTGCAGCCACCACTTTCCCCCTGagaagtaaataaaacaaacaggtgacaactaaaaaaaaatttttttttttacattgacacAGAAAGAATACACTGACTGTCaaaagaccaacagacacactgtgtgtgtgtccctttgtggATATTTTAAGATGTCTTAATGTGTGTGGTATGACACGCTGAGTGATAACAGGCCTCAGAAAGGCACGGTGCACAAACATTAAgcctcactgtcactgtcccatccaccctctccccctactCTAACTCTCCCACAGTGCACAGACATTAACTCCCCACTCTGCcattcaccctcaccccaccaaacTCCAACACTCCTCAACATCTCCAACAACTCACATCGTTCTTGGTGTCCATCCACTTGGCCATCTTGGGCCCCAGTTTGTTAGTCAGTAGCCAGACAGCCCCAAAGAAGCCTAGCACCTCAGCAAAACCGTGGTCCACCACCCAGATCTCCTTGGACAGCAGAGTGGTCACCAGGCCCACCCCGAACAGGTAtggccctgaacacacacaggtcgatacactgacagacagccctacatacacatgcaacacacacagggggacacacacccctacatgcacacgtacaacacacacaaggtcacacagtcctacataattacatgcatacaacaaacacagggtgacacacagccctacacgcacacatacacacataggttgacacactgtgacacacagcccTCAGCCCTACATCATTCTTTTCTAGAAATATTCAACACGattccaaatgtgtgtgtgtgtgtttgtgttagtgacaAAGGCATATATGGCGATAAATTCTCCTTTCCCACTgaaacaacaaatataataataataataataatggtacttatatagcgctgaatcttgtgcataaacaaatcaaagcgcttttgcaccagtcattctcacgcacgcataactctaaaactgaaaaaaaactaaaaacaaggaagaggcagggaagggaggctattttgggaagaggtgggttttaaggccagacttgaaagagctgagtgtggagacttgacgaagcgaaagaggaagttcattccaattgcaaggtccagagacagagaaagaacggtggccaacagtcgagagtttgaatctgggtatgtgtaagtggagtggatccgaagctgatcgtagtgagcgagatggagtgtagaggtgaaggcagccacagagataggaaggggctgatttgtgaatacatttgtagcatagagagctgatcttgtactttattcggtgtgagacagggagccagtggagatgttgcaaaagaggagtggtgtgctcagaatATGAAATAATATTGCCCTGCCATGTCAGCCCTGCCCCTCTTAATGTTCACCAAAAGTCATACCATGTGAGCAGACAGATAGtaacaaactgaaaaacacacaagcagacacagaaacacagagggaaaAGAAGACCGACCACAGTAAATACTGACCTGTGACACCAGTCTTGGTGTAGAAGAACTGGAACCACTCCTCAGGCACAAAACCCAGGCGCACCTTGCCGCTCTCCTGGGGCATGACGGGGTGGGGGAAGTTCTTGGTGTCCCTCTCCGGTCCATAGAAAATCTTGTTGGCCTCTTCCCACTGGTCAGCCTGCTGGGCAGCCTTGCTCTTACCTCGGCTTCCTACTGGCACCACCGCCAGAACCCTGATCAACACAAAGTGTGGctccatattcattcatttataaaatGAATTCATCTATTTAGGAACAAAATTGCAGACATATATATACCATCCCTGACAGACAAAgttatatgcatatacatacatgtatacacctaCAGATACATGCATTCAGGCAAGCTGAATGTTCAGTATACATAACTTTGTGTATTTAGtaaagggtgggtgtggtggcaACTACACAGTCTGAACTGCAGTTCATGTATAAGTTTTGTAATTGATTTTGTTCATGTAGGTGtggggagtaggggagggggttggaggggggttatatcctttttttcacacttttgtgtttttttctctcttttcatatgCTATTTTTCTATGTTCTTTTTCTAAGCATTTGTATCCaagaatgaataaaaacatttaaaaatcACTGACAAGCAGAAATGAATTTTCCACATGACTAACTATTAAACAAGTCTCATTACTTAAGGATGGCAGATACaaatttggtggtggtgtggatgagaAAGGTGGTGGAGAAACAaacactctttttctttcctttttaaccaTCAGGACACTTAAAAATCATCTGCAAATTTCTAGCCCTGCACAGCACATCAGGCATCATGGATACAGCCATCAATAGTTGTGGGGTATAAGCTGCCCTGAACTCTGTGCATGTATCATTaataatgtgtgtctgtga
The window above is part of the Babylonia areolata isolate BAREFJ2019XMU chromosome 23, ASM4173473v1, whole genome shotgun sequence genome. Proteins encoded here:
- the LOC143298136 gene encoding ATP synthase subunit b, mitochondrial-like, encoding MLSTFAVRSGVFANAALRTQAPRVLAVVPVGSRGKSKAAQQADQWEEANKIFYGPERDTKNFPHPVMPQESGKVRLGFVPEEWFQFFYTKTGVTGPYLFGVGLVTTLLSKEIWVVDHGFAEVLGFFGAVWLLTNKLGPKMAKWMDTKNDAVTQERFVKPVEDAKTSAHEIVKSNETAIWQEEGQKYLWEAKRENVALQLEAAYRKRLNEVYKEVKNRLDYQLEVQNVKRRFEQDHMVNWIVSNVRKNITPQQEQESIKVCIAQLKKMSAATA